The DNA window GTCTAGCGTGTAAGGAAGTGAATGGCTGAGGAATATCTGTCATGGCTTTCATTAAATAATTGCAGAAAGATAGTGAAGGGGTTGTAAATGAATAGTTTTGGTTAAATTTAACTGATAGTGCATTGCACAATAGGATTCAATTAACTTTCATCACAACAGGGGTAACTTATAACGAACGTCACTCAGCGAATTTTATAGTTTGTCCGGGTTCATGAGATTTATAAATTTTGTCGTGTTTAGATGCAAGAGCAGTGTGAAGAGGACAAGACCGCTAGCTAGTGGGTGTGCGGGCGCGTAGGTCTAGGTAGGTGGGTACGTGGCGGGCGTGCAAGATGACTGAGCGAAGAGTGTTCGAGTGCCTGTGCTTGGAGCCCAGCAAGGGGGGCTACAGCTACGACTCCGCACTGTTAGTCGATGTTGACCGCGCTTTCGACTTTGACGAAGCTGTAATCCGGTTAACAACCAAATGCAACTCCATCGTGACTCAGTTTCGCACCTTGGGTCACCATTTCTCTGAGTTCTCCGTCGCCGCCTCCAAGGTAGACGGAAGCAAGGCAGACTCACCCAACACGGGAAACAGACGGGGCAAGAATGACATAGACAGAATGCAGAGTCCCTCCGGAAACCCCGAGACTCGAAATCTGCGGCTCATGGACTTCGAGTGGCGACGCCTCAAGAAGAAGCACTACTCGGGAATGGTAGCTCTGGCTCGCGTCACCAGGTCCTCGATACCCAGAAACGGCTCGGGGGGAAGGTACTCCGTCAAAGCCTTCACGGAGGTGGTCCTGAGCCACATCCAGGCCTACTTCATGTTCCAATCCTTCTGCCCGGAGTTTGAACGCTGGATGGTCGGGGAGGAAGGGACTCCGAGCTACGGGCCTGAGAGTGCCGATGACGAGTATCTGCTGTATCTCGTGTACCGTCTTCGGGATAAGAGTATCCCTGCTAAGCCCACTACACCCACATCGAGGAGGAAGTGGACGGAAGTGGACAGACTAGAATTTGGCTGGTATGTGATATTTTATACTGTATCCTCTCCTAAAACCAGATAGGAATGCTTGAAGAACTTACTAATATTATTAGTTTCGGGCAAGTCCTGTCTATAGAGCAGTCTGGCATATTAGTTTTCAGAAATGTAgaattttgtgttatttttcaaATCACATCATTGGGtagtaattcatttatttttatatattgtaaaGTGAATATATGTTCAGGCTGTATCGGTTTTCATACTTAAAAAGTTCTGTTTGAGTGTTCACTACTATAAATTGGGGTGTGCCCGAGGTTTCCCagcttaggctaggttaggtcACTAGGAACATTGGTACGCATCCGTGAATAAGTTACCGGCAATAATCAATCAAGGATGTTATAATTATAAATTACCATATCGGGAACTGCAATTCAACTGTTTTGGCcagctcttttcttttcttaacttcCGCACAACCGTTAAGAAGTTTAATTTTAGAAAGTATTTAACAGAGATCTTGCGCAAAAAAAATGTATGGCCACTATGGCCAGCAAACTTTGTAAGCATGTTGAAATGTGCGAACGGATTATTTTTCGTCACATTTATAACTAATGTTAAACTGCGATCATACATGCATAGCAACATGAGGGGCAGCATGCTTTTTATACGCATGTTTGACCGTGTGAACGGGGTAATTGCTCCAAACATGCGTGACCAACATGCCGAACCGTTTTCTGTGTCAGGCCTCACGTTTATGGGCGGGGCCAACTTATCCACAAACGTTTGATCGTTTCAACGCGTACCAGTTTCATGTCACGCAGATCGTAGAACAGACAAAAATGCCGTCGGAGGCTCCATATTTCAGAGGAAATAGAGGCtacatcagtaaaaaaaaaaagtgtaaacatCTCCAGGCAGAATACACATGTGTAGAATGTCAACTCCAATGACAGTTCCAAAACGATTGCTAGGAATAAATTAGCATATGAATCTGTCAGAACTTGTGTTCGACTCGATCGCATGAAGACGAGCTCAGCCTTGTCTCGAGTTTCGTCACGTCtgctctttatccccccccccccctctctctctctctctctctctctctctctctctctctctctctctctctctctctctctctctctcattctctctctctctctctctctctctctctccctccctccctccctccctccctctccctctccctctccctctccctctccctccctccctccctcctctctctctctctctctcttctctctctcttctctctctcttctctctctctctctctctctctctctctctctctctctctctctctctctctctctctctctctctctctctctctctctctctctctctctctctctctttccatctctctctctctctctctccctctccctccctccctcccactccctctctgcctccctccctttcactccctccctccccctccctccctctttctctcctcccccccctccccctccccctccctctcacacatacTCCTTCACTTTCACTCATGAAACAGAGAGATCCACTTAAGGAGTCTGAATGCGTCTCTGAAACGGGGACATCACTAACTGTACAGAATTGGACTTAATAATGTATTGCTTCATCTGGGCAGACGATTTCCCGGATGGAGACAAGAGACCAAGTTAATTCAGTTAATTAACATGATGAGATGACGGGCGGGAACGGGGTTAAAATGTGAACagaatgtgtaatgtgtgtaggATGATGAAGTCAATATTAATTTCTGTTGTCAGCCGCGAAGAATTTGGTTTTAATTAATACCGAAACCagacatttaaaagaaaaagagagagagaaaaaaaatatatataatatcagacgCAGGGGTTCCAGACAATGTCACCGGATACTGTTATGTCAGTTGTAGTTTTTAGTGTTTTTGTAACTAGAGGCAAAGGTTATGAATGTTACCTTAGGGTCTTTTTTTATGGGACTTTCCCCTAACCCcccaaaaagaatatataagcaGACAAATTTTATAAGGATAACGAAAGGTGTTGAATATGACGAGCAAACTTACCATAAGTCCgagttttcccctttcttcgtcgTTAGGCAGATGCActtagtacatacatatatacatatacgtatatacaaatgcatatatacatatatgcatatgcataaacatgaacatatatgtacacaccaacacccacacccacacgtgcgcgcgcgcatatatatatatatatatatatatatatatatatatatatatatatatatatatatatatgtgtgtgtgtgtgtgtgtgtgtgtgtgtgtgtgtgtgtgtgtgtttctgtgtgtctgtgtctgtatgcatgcgtgtgcgtgcatgcgtatatattgtatatatatatacatatatgtatatatgctgtatattttatgatatatatgtgtgtgatatatacatatatatatatattatatatatattgtatgcatatattaattatagtacacatatattacatcttttatatatatgtatatatgtatgtatgtatgtatgtatgtacttctgTGCGTAAAATCACTGTCTGTATCATTGATGGCTATAAATATCCCATGTGCATTCAAGCTCAGTGCTGAGAAAGCAATATCCAGGCGGATGCTGTGCGCGGTTAGTCATTCCGGTATGTGAAAACGATGCTAATGATGGGTTAGGTTCATTGGTTGGTCCTAGCAAGTGATTTGAGTAGAACGtgcagcgatatatatatatgtgtgtgtgtgtgtgtgtgtgtgtgtgtgtgtgtgtgtgtgtgtgtgtgtgtgtgtgtgtgtgtgtgtgtgtgtgtgtgtgtgtgtgtgtgtgtgcgtgtgcgtgtgtttgtgtgtgtgttccatatgtatatatatatatgtatatgtatgtatatatatatttatttatttatatatgtatatgtaccctatgcatgtatgtatgtgtatatatacacatgcacatatacagatacacacatatataaacatagttacataaacatacatatatgtacacacacatttaagtgtatttatatatatgtatatatatatacatatataatatatatatgtaaatgtatagcctatatgcttatatacatacagaaatgtgtatatatacatatacatacatatatagcgcgcacacacacacacacacacacgcacatacatacatacttaaacacacgcacacgcacacgcacacacacacacgcacacgcacacgcatacccacacgcatacccacacgcacacccacacacacgcacacccacacacacacgcacacccacacacacacgcacacccacacacacacacacacacacacacacacacacgcacacacacacacacacacacacacacacacacacacacacacacacacacacacacacacacacacacattgataagcTACAAATCAGTAACACTGATAAGCAAACTAACAAGTAACAGACAAATTTAAATTAAATTTAACCGGTGTTATTTATGGAAGGGTTGATTGAGTACGTCTTGTGTGTTGGTTAATAGGCCGCTGCATGGCATCtgcaaagaagaaaatagatttaaATAGATAGTTACACTCTGGATAAAGTAGAATAATTGTAGATTAAAACcggcagataaaaaagaaagaaaaaatgtatccaCTAATAGCTGTACAAAATAGAAGTTCTGTTGAGTATTGCACACAAGATATTCACATTCTGTATATAATAAATCATTGAAACAGTGCACAGGTCTGACATTTATACCTTTTACGATCTCTTGTAAGCCATTCATAACTGGAATCAATTTGCCTGTCGCATTCATAATTCAGCGACAGCCTATTACAGGACAGTGATAGAGAGCAGTAGATGCATATTCAAATCAGGGTAATTCTGGAAATGTCTGCTTAACCTGCATGGCGATACGGGCGCTGACCTTGGTTCACATCCTCGACGTCTTGGCTGTCTCAAGCGCTCGTGGGTTTATTTTGGAagaattctctttttcttgttttataagGACTAAGTAGTCCATTATTTTTGAAGTAGATGCGAACAATCGTATTTATCCGCtaatattgtatatgtgtatgtatatatatatatatatatatatatatatatatatatatatatatgtacatatatataatacatatatataatacatatatatataatacatatatatataatacacacacacacacacacacacacagacacacacacaaacacacacacacacacatacacacacacacacacacacacacacacacacacacacacacacacacacactcacacacacacacacaaacacacacacacacacacacacacacacatatatatatatatatatatatatatatatatatatatatatatatatatatatactatttatatgtgtatacatgtatatatattatgtatatgtgtatatacaggtatatatattatgtatatatcatatatatgtgtgtgtgtatgtgtgtgtgtgtaaatgtgtacaaAGATCAtattgtatatactatatatacatatttatgtaaacaaatatatatgtgcatatatatatatatatatatatatatatatatttattatattatatatatgtgtataatatatatgatatatgtatatgatatatatatatgtatatatatatatttatatatatttaagcgtgtgtgaatatgtatgtatatacatatacatttacatgtatgtatatgtatgtatttttgtatatgtacatatatatatatgtacacatatatatatatagatatatataaatacacacacacacatatttatatatgtgtgtgtatgtgtgtatacatacatacatatatatatatatgtatatatatataatatatatatataagatatatatatatgtatatatacattatatatatatatatatatgtatatgtatatttgcatatattatgtatgtatatatgtaaataaatataaatatatataaacttcaatctttgaaaattggaaaataaggttatatatattttatatgtacatgtatacactcacacacacacacacacacacacacacacacacacacacacacacacacacacacacacacacacacacacacacacacacacacatacacacatacacacacacgcacgcacacatacatatacatatttaacgaGAGTGCGTGATTTATATCTCAACAGCTTATCTCATTTGTTTCAACCGAACTTCGTTATCTTTAGGAAAAAGCGCAATCTGGAAGCCAAAATTTGAATTTGTTTACAGAACGACGATTGTGTTTTTCTAAGAATACTCTTGTATAATTATTGATGGTGCTGTGACCTTGGTGCCAGCCCTTGTTACGTATTCAGAATAATGTTTAAGATCTTGAGTGAAACGGCATAGAAGCGCAAAGGTAATTTCGTCGGGTTTAACTTGAATtttgaatggatagataggtaaatgagtagatagatagatggaaatagatagacaagtagataaatagatatagatagatatagagatatacatatatgcacccgCGTACATACCTTttaagggaagggatgggttgCAGGCCATATATTTAACTccgagttgatatatatatatatatatatatatatatatatatatatatatatatatatatatatatatatatatatatcggtcctTCATCAAAAATACTTTGCAACCGTTGTGTTTGTTCACAACTGTAATTTCATTAGTATTCCACATACTAACCTGTAAAGTGTAAATATATTGATCTTATTAATCCTTTATGGTAATCCCATGTTAGTCGCCAACTTCATAATGTTGGATCTTCATATAACCTTCAATAATGCGGTTGATTATACACGGTCTTTTAAAGGTAATTTCGTCGGGTTTAACTTGAATtttgaatggatagataggtaaatgagtagatagataggtggaaatAGATAGAcccgtagataaatagatatagatagatatagagatatacatatatgcacccgCGTACATACCTTttaagggaagggatgggttgCAGGCCATATATTGAACTccgagttgatatatatatatatatatatatatatatatatatatatatatatatatatatatatatatatatatatatatatcggtcctTCATCAAAAATGCTTTGCAACCGTTGTGTTTGTTCGCAACTATAATTTCATTAGTATTCCATATACTAACCTGCAAGGTGTAAATATATTGCTCTTATTAATCCCTTATGGTAATCTCATGTTCGTCGCCAACTTTATAATGGTGGATCTTCATATAACCTTCAATAATGCGGTTGATTATACACGGTCTTGTAAGATGCTGCTTGTTTGATTAATTAAGATCGTGTATGAGGAAGGATTAGTAGTCTACATACTTGCCGGTTGGTGGCGCGTGTACATAGAAAATGTATTGTAGGGGTAAATTAAATATATTGTTAGTAATACCCTAATACAATGTATAAAACTGAAATAGGAACTGTATAAATAATTCATATACGTAACATTACCATAATGGGAACCGTTATGTTGTGTATGACTCAGAAATGCCAAAGGAACCGTTGACTGGGTTCGAATTGGTCGACGTGGAAGCATGCCCGCTTGAAGTAATTCACTTTTGAATATTGATTTTATGAATTTTACACATGGATGATGAAATTGGTTCAGCCTATATCAGTACATTGAAGCCACCACTTGAGTAGCTTCTCAGGAGTTGACGtaaccacgcacgcacacgtacacacacacacacacacacacacacacacacacacacacacacacacacacacacacacacacacacacacacacacacacacgcacacacacacactcacacacacacacacacacacatatatatgtatttggttatatatatatgtatatatatatataatataatataaatctgTATTAACCTATCCATATCAATCTGATAATTTCCCTCCAATATTTTGAACAAGAATGTTTTGTCTGTAGATGTTAGCTGAACCCAACAAATCAATGGGTTATAAGTAAAATTGGTAAAGCTAGCCTGGCGGATGATATTAATAAACGCAAAATATCTTTAGCTGGAGATCTGGCACGGAGCAAAGGTCTTGGGATATGTCTGGTGTGCAGGAAAAACTGGgatagagaaaacacacacacacacacacacacacacacacacacacacacacacacacacacacacacacacacacacacacacgcacgcacgcacgcacgcacgcttgaaagagagaaagaaacatttcAAGACTCTCATGGCCTCTTCGTTAAAATTGTGCAAACCCGACCCAgtccatattgatatatatggacatacttAGATGCAAATAAATGgtgatgtctgtctatctgattgatatacatttatccatcatCTACACGGtagatgtgcatgtctagactaataggtatgtatttttgtgtatgtgcgtctgtacaGTGAATATTCATCGCAAAATGTTAACAAATCGGCCGATGTGAATAATTTCAGAGGTATCACAGTAATTATGTTGCTGAAGAGAACAGTGTTCATTGCGACAGTTGCAGTTAGGGgaaggaatgaaaatgaatatattcagAGCGCAAGAGATGGAATTGACACGTTTTGATCTTATCTCAATCCGaaaatatttctgatgaagatgtaggCTTATGGAAACACGGTGTAATCTTGCGCTGTGACGATATtcccattcatatttttatttctgcaATTGCTGGAatgagaagaaggcgaaggagatggatttatatataaaaaaaccttCATATAAACGTTAAAATTCTGAATGAGTAACTTTAACTCAAACACAAGCGCGGACCTAACGATCAACTTGGCTGTTTGTTGGCGGGTTACGACCTTGTTAATGTCAAGTCGCGCAGTCTCGCACTATTTATTTACTTGGACAATTATCgtttgtgttaaaaaaaaaaagaaaaaaaggcgtaGTCCTTTTATGAACATAAGGTATTTGTATCCACATTCTCTGTTATTCGTATTTCATGTGTAGGCCTATTAACTGAATGCTCTAAATGATGTAGCCTCGGACGTCGCCATTCAAAGACAATGTGAATTATAACCTGAACTATTTGGAACAGATTTTGTGTTCGTTCTGTACTTCCTTTTCACTATCGGCCggcttgttaaaattgtgcgaggcccgacccaatgaatattcattaatacagacatgcataaacacaaaaagtaaatgcatatttttctatgtctgatttatttatttatgacacatttatctatccatttgtccggttgatatgcatgtctagacttatgaatatgcatttatttctttatttatgcatgttaagtatacgaatattctttgggtcgggcctcgcagttTTAACAAGTCGCCGTATGAAAGTTGTCTCTAAATCAAAATCTTCAAAAATCCATTACCTCATTCAGACGGCCTTGTCAAGATGTAGTCTATCTATTGCACCTATTGCACCATTTACCAAGACTCACTGGGCCAGCAAATCTTGCAGAATTACATGATTTAATGTTGCACCTTGCAGAGTGTATGTCCGTGATGATCTCTTTCAGTATATTAGCATAGCTGGTGACACGTTTCTGAAATACgacgattaaaaaaaatatatatcatgcgTTTAGGTATAGGTCCTGCATTTgcttattattttgtcatttagTTCCTTATTAATATAAATCTTCCAACGAACATGATAAATATTTCGATTGTACTCCCGAGTGATAATTATGAACTATGCATCC is part of the Penaeus vannamei isolate JL-2024 unplaced genomic scaffold, ASM4276789v1 unanchor695, whole genome shotgun sequence genome and encodes:
- the LOC113800917 gene encoding uncharacterized protein (The sequence of the model RefSeq protein was modified relative to this genomic sequence to represent the inferred CDS: added 242 bases not found in genome assembly); the protein is MTERRVFECLCLEPSKGGYSYDSALLVDVDRAFDFDEAVIRLTTKCNSIVTQFRTLGHHFSEFSVAASKVDGSKADSPNTGNRRGKNDIDRMQSPSGNPETRNLRLMDFEWRRLKKKHYSGMVALARVTRSSIPRNGSGGRYSVKAFTEVVLSHIQAYFMFQSFCPEFERWMVGEEGTPSYGPESADDEYLLYLVYRLRDKSIPAKPTTPTSRRKWTEVDRLEFGCSLVPPDRPFVPNAPKRRRRHTSGESNTSTCSSTSTSSTPSGGPSYLTPPTMRPAPHTPEGTWRARTRSSTGKAPEDNNAEWETASAPPSLSSPVSADDDNNPFQTPFSLRRRRASGSSQRSRRRTSSGSSRENEPTRSSPRLRNRGQESLPAKE